From the genome of Papaver somniferum cultivar HN1 chromosome 2, ASM357369v1, whole genome shotgun sequence, one region includes:
- the LOC113351251 gene encoding uncharacterized protein LOC113351251, whose amino-acid sequence MPTFDAARSQLRNEEIRRSQHSIAASPTALAAASSPTNRPSSRSHPHSSKRGQKAQSGDRRSGPIPSTSSTAIPPLLPTPTGLRPFMPGYPPYWPPFWVVPPCPYPTQSPWQPFEHQCRPPSTNFRNNQRVRSPGSGRGQAYLAPIIESLQPADIAEAYSSMHLQQPDDAFHMDTGATSHLTADSATLHNVFNSSNVRSILVGNGNSILVTASGTKLITLPSRTLQLKKSLVVPDIIKNLIYVRKFTTDNRVSVEFDPSGFSAKDLSSRKIILRYDSSGELYPITSPVVPPTKSSQSSPISLAVFSPDIWHSRLDHPGKAILDVLPKIILFIVIRIILLNFFIHVKLVNMFDYHFMNLIPLL is encoded by the coding sequence ATGCCTACCTTTGATGCCGCACGATCTCAACTTCGTAATGAAGAAATAAGACGATCACAGCATTCAATCGCAGCATCTCCAACTGCCctagctgctgcttcttctccaacGAACAGACCAAGCTCCCGTTCTCATCCGCACTCCAGCAAACGTGGTCAAAAGGCCCAGTCTGGTGACAGGCGTTCTGGACCAATCCCAAGTACGTCTTCTACTGCAATCCCACCACTGCTGCCGACTCCAACTGGTCTACGTCCCTTCATGCCAGGATACCCACCGTACTGGCCACCATTTTGGGTCGTCCCACCCTGCCCCTATCCTACTCAGTCTCCCTGGCAGCCATTTGAGCATCAATGCAGACCACCCAGTACCAACTTCCGCAACAACCAACGTGTTCGTTCCCCTGGAAGTGGTCGTGGACAAGCATACCTTGCTCCTATAATTGAATCATTGCAACCAGCAGACATTGCTGAGGCGTATAGCTCCATGCATCTCCAACAACCTGATGATGCCTTCCACATGGACACCGGTGCCACTTCGCATCTTACCGCTGATTCAGCTACTTTACATAACGTTTTCAATTCTAGCAATGTACGAtccatcttagttggcaatggcaATAGCATTCTAGTTACGGCTAGTGGTACCAAGCTTATAACCCTTCCTTCTCGCACTCTTCAACTCAAAAAATCTCTTGTTGTTCCCGATATCATTAAAAACTTAATTTATGTTCGTaagttcaccactgataatcgtgtatctgttgagtttgatccttcTGGTTTTTCTGCCAAGGATCTGAGTTCGAGGAAGATTATCCTTCGATATGATAGTTCTGGGGAGCTCTACCCTATCACCAGCCCTGTCGTTCCACCTACAAAATCGTCTCAGTCTTCTCCCATTTCCCTTGCTGTTTTTTCGCCAGATATTTGGCATAGCCGCCTTGACCACCCTGGCAAGGCCATTTTAGATGTCTtaccaaaaataattttattcattgtaATAAGAATAATTCTTCTCAACTTTTTCAttcatgtcaagttagtaaacatgttcgatTACCATTTTATGAATCTAATTCCATTACTTTAG